A stretch of the Paenibacillus dendritiformis genome encodes the following:
- a CDS encoding GGDEF domain-containing protein — protein sequence MGNKRNAYIRFGMLTILASVYAYIFYLIGDVDFVLFASLLIQVVFIWWFGRKYELVKREAERDALTKVYNRRFIVKNFAKIKAKAKRKSQTITIFFIDIDKFKYINDHYGHGTGDLILKKTAEILRKGFEKKHYIARWGGDEFIVIMLSDGSSGMKIMQRYFADKLATLSKELNINVTFSVGFEVYSDKNRNLTDILDAADRKMYRHKNNKIPAAK from the coding sequence ATGGGCAACAAAAGGAACGCTTATATCCGATTTGGCATGCTGACGATTTTAGCCTCGGTCTATGCCTATATCTTCTATTTGATTGGCGATGTGGATTTCGTCTTATTTGCCTCTTTACTCATCCAGGTCGTATTTATCTGGTGGTTCGGCCGCAAGTATGAGCTGGTGAAAAGGGAAGCGGAAAGAGACGCGCTGACGAAAGTATACAACCGCAGATTCATCGTGAAAAATTTCGCGAAAATAAAAGCGAAAGCGAAACGCAAATCGCAAACGATAACCATCTTTTTTATCGACATCGACAAATTCAAATACATCAATGATCATTATGGTCACGGCACCGGCGATCTCATCCTGAAAAAAACGGCCGAAATCTTAAGAAAAGGCTTCGAGAAAAAACATTACATAGCGAGATGGGGCGGTGATGAGTTTATTGTGATTATGCTCAGCGACGGTTCCTCCGGCATGAAAATTATGCAGCGTTATTTCGCCGACAAATTGGCAACTCTCTCCAAAGAACTGAACATTAACGTAACCTTCTCGGTCGGATTCGAGGTTTACTCGGATAAAAATCGCAACCTCACCGACATTCTGGATGCCGCTGATCGGAAAATGTACCGCCATAAAAACAATAAAATTCCGGCGGCGAAATAA
- a CDS encoding GtrA family protein has protein sequence MVKKMMKYGVVGVLGTLLHIGVLVLLVEWLGFDPIISSAIGFLIVLIVSYLLNLLWTFGETRGGRSAFIKYAVVSSVGLLMNTGVMYAAVEWMQWPYVLGQLLVIFVVPPSNFLLNYYWTFEYGVTRVKG, from the coding sequence ATGGTTAAAAAAATGATGAAATACGGCGTCGTCGGCGTACTGGGCACTCTACTGCATATTGGAGTGCTTGTCTTGCTGGTAGAATGGCTTGGATTTGATCCGATTATTAGTTCCGCCATCGGCTTCCTGATTGTGCTTATCGTGTCTTACCTATTGAACTTATTGTGGACATTCGGCGAGACGCGGGGAGGGCGTTCGGCTTTTATCAAATACGCGGTCGTCTCATCGGTCGGTCTGCTGATGAATACGGGGGTGATGTACGCTGCGGTGGAATGGATGCAATGGCCGTATGTGCTGGGACAACTGCTCGTCATTTTCGTCGTTCCGCCAAGCAATTTTCTATTGAACTATTACTGGACGTTTGAATATGGAGTTACCAGAGTAAAGGGTTGA
- a CDS encoding glycosyltransferase family 2 protein, translated as MRPDITIVVPVYNEEVHIDGTLAIIREQLAQLGESFEMLIVDDGSTDRTWLRIEETCRRFAELSAIRLSRNFGKELALCAGLEHARGRAVIVMDADLQHPPSLLEEMVRLWKEEGYEIVECVKRSRGKEPLRNKLGSASFYYILNRLSGFDLRGASDFKLLDGKVVEAWRNMPERKTFFRGMTAWLGFSRTQIEFEVPERAGSTTRWSFLGLVKLAVQAVTSFSSLPLRFVTLAGILFLIGAVILGVQTLYRKVVGEAVTGFTTVILLQLIIGSIIMVSLGIIGEYIASIYNEAKGRPRYVIGERIAARETEMPASGGELLWLKK; from the coding sequence ATGAGACCGGATATTACGATCGTTGTCCCGGTGTATAACGAGGAAGTTCATATTGATGGAACGTTGGCCATCATTCGCGAACAGTTGGCACAGCTTGGGGAGAGCTTCGAAATGCTTATCGTCGATGACGGCTCGACGGATCGGACCTGGCTGCGGATTGAGGAGACCTGCCGGCGCTTTGCCGAATTGTCCGCGATCCGCTTAAGCCGCAATTTCGGCAAGGAGCTTGCGTTATGCGCAGGGCTGGAGCATGCGAGAGGCCGCGCCGTCATCGTGATGGATGCGGATCTCCAGCATCCGCCTTCGCTCCTGGAGGAAATGGTGCGCCTGTGGAAGGAAGAAGGCTATGAAATCGTCGAATGCGTGAAGCGAAGCCGCGGGAAGGAGCCGCTGCGCAACAAATTGGGCTCTGCGTCGTTTTATTATATATTGAACCGCTTGTCGGGCTTCGACCTGCGCGGCGCATCGGACTTCAAGCTGCTGGACGGCAAGGTTGTGGAAGCTTGGCGGAATATGCCCGAGCGCAAAACTTTCTTTCGCGGCATGACGGCCTGGCTCGGCTTCAGCAGAACCCAGATTGAGTTCGAAGTTCCGGAACGCGCCGGCAGCACGACGCGCTGGAGCTTCCTGGGACTGGTCAAGCTGGCGGTCCAAGCCGTGACCTCCTTCTCGTCGCTGCCGCTGCGCTTTGTGACGCTGGCGGGGATTCTATTTTTGATCGGGGCGGTTATTCTCGGCGTGCAGACGCTGTACCGCAAGGTCGTCGGCGAAGCGGTAACCGGCTTCACGACCGTCATTCTGCTGCAGCTCATTATCGGCAGCATCATTATGGTCAGCCTCGGCATTATCGGCGAGTATATCGCATCGATTTACAATGAAGCGAAGGGGCGGCCGCGCTATGTTATCGGGGAGCGGATCGCGGCTCGAGAAACGGAGATGCCCGCAAGCGGCGGCGAACTGTTATGGTTAAAAAAATGA
- a CDS encoding glycosyltransferase family 2 protein has product MKLEKSSPGRLGDLLVSEGLITASQLRSALEHQQQYGGRLGDNVVALYDVSPEAVERLTKRTGGKGLLGEMLVQSGDITQEQLDQALEFQRKSGGILGDILLSLQMIEPGPLYRAIATQQQIGRIGSEYSFEQETKLPEAAARAYDAVIINKLANRYLIAVGSPLTDTQIAELEAYIDGPFEQVLATREEMEFFWKSVYEAELMQASTDKLMEENPENSAHVTFTTPQLIFILLLAVMIVTGLLWNWFATLIVLNIIVQVAYFAMSVFKFVITLKGTRSTAQLRFTEEELLAIDEKELPVYTILVPMYKESNVIPHLLDNLERLDYPKSKLDVRLLIEEDDVEAQELLARMKLPAYYTVLVVPHSLPKTKPKACNYGLIRARGDYVVIYDAEDRPDPDQLKKVFLAFRNSPSNVVCVQAKLNYFNSDQNLMTRWFTQEYSMWFELLLPGIMKLNLPIPLGGTSNHFKTSVLKELNAWDPYNVTEDADLGIRLYKKGYMTAIVDSRTWEEANSRVGNWIRQRSRWIKGYMQTWLVHMRNPLKLWQELGPRGFFGFQVMVLSAPLLPLLNPIFWALLILWYGWEMEFVPKFFPGIIYYIAAIEFLIGNFLFILSNAAGVYWVIDEMERKNERVFSYGIVKYAFLTPIYWVLMSIAVLKALWQLITRPFYWEKTTHGLTEPDVVVQQMTGKDVGV; this is encoded by the coding sequence ATGAAACTGGAGAAGTCGTCCCCGGGAAGACTTGGAGACCTGCTGGTCAGCGAGGGCTTGATTACAGCCAGCCAGCTTCGCTCTGCGCTCGAGCATCAGCAGCAATACGGGGGCAGGTTGGGAGATAACGTAGTCGCCCTGTACGATGTCAGCCCGGAAGCGGTCGAACGATTGACGAAGCGCACCGGCGGGAAGGGGCTGCTCGGCGAGATGCTGGTGCAGTCCGGGGACATTACGCAGGAGCAATTGGATCAAGCGCTTGAATTTCAACGCAAAAGCGGCGGTATCTTGGGCGATATTTTGCTGTCGCTGCAAATGATAGAGCCCGGTCCGCTCTATCGCGCGATCGCCACTCAGCAGCAAATCGGCCGCATCGGCTCGGAATATTCCTTCGAGCAGGAGACGAAGCTGCCGGAAGCGGCGGCGCGCGCGTATGACGCCGTCATCATCAATAAGCTGGCGAACCGGTACCTGATCGCGGTCGGCTCTCCGTTGACGGACACGCAGATTGCCGAACTGGAGGCCTATATCGACGGGCCGTTCGAGCAAGTGTTGGCGACGCGGGAAGAGATGGAGTTTTTCTGGAAATCGGTCTATGAAGCGGAACTGATGCAGGCGAGCACGGACAAGCTGATGGAGGAAAACCCGGAAAATTCGGCGCATGTGACGTTTACGACGCCGCAGCTTATCTTTATATTGCTGCTCGCGGTCATGATTGTAACCGGGCTATTGTGGAATTGGTTCGCCACGCTGATCGTTTTGAATATTATTGTCCAGGTCGCTTATTTCGCGATGTCCGTGTTCAAGTTCGTCATTACGTTAAAAGGAACGAGAAGCACGGCCCAGCTTCGATTTACGGAAGAGGAACTGCTGGCGATAGACGAGAAAGAACTGCCTGTCTATACGATTCTCGTCCCCATGTACAAAGAGAGCAATGTCATTCCGCATTTGCTGGACAATCTGGAGCGGCTGGATTACCCGAAATCCAAGCTGGATGTCCGGCTGCTGATCGAAGAAGACGATGTCGAAGCGCAGGAGCTTCTGGCCAGAATGAAGCTGCCGGCCTACTATACGGTGCTTGTCGTTCCGCATAGCTTGCCGAAAACAAAACCGAAGGCATGCAATTACGGGTTGATCCGCGCCCGGGGAGACTATGTCGTCATCTATGACGCGGAGGATCGCCCGGATCCGGATCAATTGAAGAAAGTGTTTCTGGCTTTCCGCAATAGCCCATCGAATGTCGTATGTGTGCAGGCGAAATTGAATTATTTCAACAGCGATCAAAATTTGATGACGCGTTGGTTCACCCAAGAATACAGCATGTGGTTCGAACTTCTCCTGCCCGGAATTATGAAGCTGAATCTGCCTATTCCGCTCGGCGGAACCTCCAACCATTTTAAAACCTCGGTGCTGAAAGAGCTCAACGCGTGGGATCCGTATAATGTAACGGAGGACGCCGATCTGGGCATCCGCTTGTACAAGAAGGGCTACATGACGGCCATTGTGGATTCGCGAACATGGGAGGAAGCGAACAGCCGCGTAGGCAATTGGATACGGCAGCGCTCCCGGTGGATTAAGGGGTATATGCAGACCTGGCTTGTCCATATGCGCAATCCGCTCAAATTGTGGCAGGAATTGGGCCCCAGAGGTTTTTTCGGTTTTCAGGTCATGGTCTTGTCCGCCCCGCTTCTTCCGCTGCTCAATCCGATCTTCTGGGCGCTGCTCATTCTATGGTACGGCTGGGAAATGGAGTTTGTGCCGAAATTTTTCCCCGGCATCATTTACTACATCGCGGCTATCGAGTTTTTGATTGGGAACTTCTTATTCATCTTAAGCAACGCGGCCGGGGTGTACTGGGTGATTGACGAGATGGAACGGAAGAACGAACGCGTGTTTTCTTACGGCATCGTCAAATACGCCTTTTTGACCCCCATCTATTGGGTATTGATGAGCATCGCCGTTCTAAAAGCGTTGTGGCAGTTGATTACCCGGCCGTTCTATTGGGAAAAAACGACACACGGCTTGACGGAGCCGGATGTGGTTGTTCAACAAATGACTGGAAAGGATGTTGGAGTGTAA
- a CDS encoding sugar phosphate nucleotidyltransferase: MKLILLSGGSGKRLWPLSNDSRSKQFIKVNRSIEEDERIRLSMLQRVWQQIEGAGLQHSAVIAAAGTQEELILSQLGAAAPLVLEPERRDTFPAIALACTYLHSEMGMSGDEAIVVMPVDVDVDDDYYEELKTMAAIAAQSEEGIVLMGIAPTNPSEKYGYIIPAPGQASGEHLLKVQHFIEKPPSSEAEMWIGLGALWNAGVFAFRLEYILRILRQGGWPLRYDELASQYHLLPQNSFDYEVVEKEERIAVKPFAGRWNDLGTWNDWTEQMKEQLYGKGVVSSDSENTHVINELDIPVVVLGVSNAVVVASPDGILISDKAESARLKQMVQTVSTRPMYKETLYGWYSIIHLGEPTQDQQSLTKRVHIYAGKQISYQVHYKRSEMWTIVRGKAEVTIDGLSFTAGAGDVVRILPGVKHGIKAITTVDLIEIQVGDSIEEEDIVRFEYTHQI, translated from the coding sequence TTGAAGTTGATTTTGTTATCCGGCGGCAGCGGGAAGCGGTTATGGCCGCTGTCGAATGACAGTCGTTCCAAGCAGTTCATTAAAGTGAACCGTTCCATCGAGGAAGATGAGCGCATCCGGTTGTCGATGCTGCAGAGAGTCTGGCAGCAGATTGAGGGGGCAGGCCTGCAGCACTCCGCGGTTATCGCGGCAGCGGGGACGCAGGAGGAATTAATATTGAGCCAGCTTGGCGCGGCGGCGCCGCTCGTCCTGGAGCCGGAGCGGCGGGACACGTTCCCCGCCATCGCGCTCGCTTGCACGTATCTGCACAGCGAGATGGGGATGTCCGGGGATGAGGCGATCGTCGTCATGCCTGTCGATGTCGATGTGGACGACGATTACTATGAGGAGCTCAAAACGATGGCCGCTATCGCGGCGCAATCGGAAGAAGGAATCGTGCTCATGGGCATTGCCCCCACGAATCCGTCCGAGAAATACGGCTATATCATTCCCGCGCCCGGACAAGCATCCGGCGAGCATTTGCTCAAGGTACAGCATTTTATCGAGAAACCGCCCTCCTCGGAAGCGGAGATGTGGATCGGATTGGGCGCGCTATGGAATGCCGGCGTGTTCGCGTTCCGGCTGGAATACATATTGCGGATCCTGCGGCAGGGCGGATGGCCTCTTCGGTATGACGAATTGGCGAGCCAGTATCATTTGCTGCCGCAGAACAGCTTCGATTATGAGGTGGTCGAGAAAGAAGAACGGATTGCCGTCAAGCCGTTCGCGGGCCGCTGGAACGATCTGGGGACCTGGAACGACTGGACCGAGCAGATGAAGGAGCAGCTGTACGGAAAAGGCGTGGTCAGCAGCGACAGCGAAAATACGCATGTCATTAATGAACTGGATATCCCCGTCGTCGTGCTCGGGGTCTCGAACGCGGTCGTCGTCGCTTCGCCGGACGGCATTTTAATCTCCGACAAGGCGGAAAGCGCCCGCCTCAAGCAGATGGTTCAGACCGTATCCACGCGGCCGATGTACAAGGAGACGCTGTACGGCTGGTACAGCATTATTCATCTGGGCGAACCGACCCAGGACCAGCAATCCTTGACGAAGCGGGTGCATATTTACGCCGGCAAGCAGATTAGTTATCAAGTGCATTACAAGCGGAGCGAAATGTGGACCATCGTGCGAGGCAAGGCGGAAGTGACGATTGACGGGCTCAGCTTCACGGCGGGCGCCGGCGATGTGGTGCGGATTCTGCCTGGAGTAAAGCACGGCATCAAAGCAATCACGACGGTCGACTTGATTGAAATCCAGGTCGGGGATTCGATTGAAGAAGAGGATATCGTACGGTTCGAGTATACACATCAAATATAA
- a CDS encoding ABC transporter ATP-binding protein yields MDTILQVNNLSVTFLTRDKEIQAVRDVSFELNQGETLGIVGESGSGKSVTARSIMRLLPSSVSYMREGEVIFLGENVEKYTDKEMESIRGRDMGMIFQDPMTSLNPTMTIGRQIEEGLIKHRKLSAAAAKGQAIEMLKLVGIRNSDRRYHQYPHEFSGGMRQRVMIAIALACRPALLIADEPTTALDVTIQAQILNVMKHMQQQLGTSIILITHDLGVVAGMCDRVAVMKDGTVVETGTTEEIFASPQHPYTNKLLGALPRLDEKKKPKPATLTVKKDADDARPLLEVRSLKQYFDLGKGNIVKAVNDISFHISEGETLGVVGESGSGKSTTGRSILRLHEPTGGDILYQGMAVNRMSAKEMKTMRRYMQMIFQDPYASLNPRFKILDIIGEALDVHRLAGSKQERKRRVEELLDMVGLDPSYAMRYPHEFSGGQRQRIGIARALAVEPKFIVCDEPLSALDVSIQAQIVKLMEELQQRLGLTYLFIAHDLSMVKHISDRVAVMYMGKIVELAESEELYANPQHPYTRSLLAAIPVPDPKVEAAKKRVLMEEQPEADNDQLDQSELVEVAKGHWVAMPMSG; encoded by the coding sequence ATGGATACGATTTTACAGGTCAACAATTTATCGGTAACTTTTCTGACGCGCGACAAGGAGATTCAGGCCGTTCGCGATGTCAGCTTCGAGCTCAATCAGGGAGAGACGCTCGGAATTGTCGGGGAGTCGGGAAGCGGCAAGAGCGTGACGGCTCGTTCGATTATGCGCTTGCTTCCTTCTTCAGTATCGTATATGAGAGAAGGCGAAGTCATATTCCTGGGAGAAAATGTGGAAAAATACACGGACAAGGAAATGGAGAGCATCCGTGGCCGGGATATGGGCATGATCTTTCAAGATCCGATGACCTCGTTGAATCCGACGATGACGATCGGAAGACAGATCGAGGAAGGTCTGATCAAGCATCGGAAGCTGTCGGCCGCCGCCGCGAAGGGGCAGGCGATCGAGATGCTGAAGCTGGTCGGCATCCGCAACAGCGATCGGCGCTACCATCAGTATCCTCATGAATTCTCCGGAGGGATGCGCCAGCGCGTCATGATTGCGATTGCGCTCGCTTGCCGGCCTGCCCTTCTCATCGCCGATGAGCCGACGACGGCGCTGGACGTGACGATTCAGGCGCAGATTTTGAATGTGATGAAGCATATGCAGCAGCAGTTGGGCACTTCCATCATCCTGATCACGCATGATCTAGGGGTCGTCGCCGGCATGTGCGATCGGGTCGCCGTCATGAAGGACGGGACTGTCGTCGAGACGGGGACGACAGAAGAGATTTTCGCCAGCCCGCAGCATCCGTATACGAACAAGCTGCTTGGCGCGCTCCCGCGTCTGGACGAGAAGAAGAAACCGAAGCCTGCAACGCTCACGGTGAAGAAGGATGCGGACGATGCGCGCCCGCTGCTGGAGGTGCGATCGCTCAAGCAATATTTCGACCTCGGCAAGGGGAACATCGTCAAGGCGGTCAATGATATCAGCTTCCATATCAGCGAAGGGGAGACGCTAGGTGTCGTCGGGGAGTCGGGCAGCGGGAAATCGACGACCGGACGCTCCATTCTGCGCCTGCATGAGCCGACAGGCGGCGATATTTTATATCAAGGAATGGCCGTGAACCGGATGTCCGCCAAGGAGATGAAGACGATGCGGCGCTATATGCAGATGATCTTTCAGGATCCGTATGCTTCGCTCAATCCAAGATTCAAAATACTGGATATTATCGGCGAGGCGCTCGATGTCCATCGGCTGGCGGGAAGCAAGCAGGAACGGAAGAGGCGGGTCGAAGAGCTGCTCGATATGGTCGGGCTCGATCCTTCCTATGCGATGCGGTATCCGCATGAATTCTCCGGCGGCCAGCGTCAGCGCATCGGAATCGCGCGCGCCCTGGCGGTCGAGCCGAAGTTCATCGTATGCGACGAGCCGCTGTCCGCGCTTGATGTCTCCATTCAGGCTCAGATCGTAAAGCTGATGGAGGAGCTCCAGCAGCGTCTCGGTCTCACCTATCTGTTCATCGCCCATGATCTGTCGATGGTCAAGCATATCAGCGATCGGGTCGCCGTGATGTATATGGGCAAGATCGTCGAGCTGGCCGAGAGCGAGGAGCTGTATGCGAATCCCCAGCACCCGTATACGAGGTCGCTGCTGGCGGCGATTCCGGTTCCCGATCCGAAGGTCGAAGCCGCCAAAAAACGGGTGCTGATGGAGGAGCAGCCCGAAGCGGACAACGATCAGCTCGACCAATCGGAGCTGGTCGAGGTGGCGAAGGGGCATTGGGTGGCGATGCCGATGAGCGGGTAA
- a CDS encoding ABC transporter permease — protein MESTQAARNSGSATRIGNACNKMLLNPSYKYAVLLLGLPVHLIVSILYLIRRRHDTYACAREKIESELLASGYRERLRAEIEDQTLRKLAFFGRQTDKASAAREIEKWTEAEFCKTVTERTAAHLRQSGGRKITYADTFVSLLGQPLFFVFSIILGFPMYLLLLFYSNSYLKYIFERLVMSLFVIIGVAVLVFTLLHLSPIHPAANILGETATAEQIASFNKLYGLDQPYLVQLWNTMKGIATFDLGKSFAGNEEVTSAIAGKFPITLQLTVISLLLAVIIALPIGIISAARPNSFFDYTFIFIALIGLSIPNFWQGLIFILNFSIKLQWLPATYNPQNWLSMIMPVVVLGTGLTAAVARMARSSTLEVIHEDYILTARAKGLSERQVLLRHAVTNALIPVITVIGLQFGGMLGGAAVTEKVFNISGIGSYIVDKQFIPDIPSIMGGVVYTAITISLVNMLIDVMYAFCDPRIRSKMRQY, from the coding sequence ATGGAGAGTACGCAAGCAGCCAGAAATTCCGGTTCAGCGACCCGCATCGGGAACGCATGCAATAAAATGCTATTGAATCCATCCTATAAATATGCCGTTCTTCTGCTTGGCCTGCCTGTGCATCTCATCGTGTCCATCCTCTATCTCATCCGGCGAAGGCACGATACATACGCCTGTGCCAGAGAGAAGATCGAGAGCGAGCTTCTCGCATCCGGCTACAGGGAACGGCTCCGTGCCGAGATCGAGGATCAGACGCTGCGGAAGCTGGCCTTTTTCGGACGGCAGACGGATAAAGCATCGGCTGCGCGGGAAATCGAGAAATGGACCGAGGCGGAATTCTGCAAGACGGTGACCGAGCGAACGGCTGCGCACTTGAGACAGAGCGGGGGGCGGAAAATCACCTATGCGGACACCTTCGTTTCGCTGCTGGGCCAGCCGCTGTTCTTCGTCTTCTCGATAATTCTCGGTTTTCCCATGTATTTACTCCTATTGTTCTACAGCAATTCTTACCTCAAATACATTTTCGAGCGCCTCGTAATGAGCCTGTTCGTGATTATCGGGGTTGCCGTCCTTGTATTTACGCTGCTGCATCTGTCGCCGATTCATCCGGCCGCCAATATTCTCGGCGAGACCGCAACCGCGGAGCAAATCGCTTCCTTCAATAAGTTGTACGGGCTGGACCAGCCGTATCTCGTGCAGCTGTGGAACACGATGAAGGGAATCGCGACATTCGATCTCGGCAAGTCGTTCGCGGGCAATGAAGAAGTGACGTCAGCCATTGCAGGCAAATTCCCGATCACGCTTCAGTTGACCGTCATCTCGCTGCTGCTTGCCGTAATCATCGCCTTGCCGATCGGAATCATCTCGGCGGCGAGACCGAACTCATTTTTTGATTACACGTTCATTTTTATCGCCTTAATCGGTTTGTCCATTCCGAACTTTTGGCAGGGGCTCATCTTCATCTTGAACTTCTCGATCAAGCTGCAGTGGCTCCCGGCGACCTACAACCCGCAAAATTGGCTGTCCATGATTATGCCGGTCGTCGTGCTGGGGACGGGCTTGACGGCCGCCGTGGCCCGGATGGCCCGCTCGTCCACGCTGGAAGTCATTCACGAGGATTATATTTTGACCGCCCGGGCCAAAGGGCTGAGCGAGCGCCAGGTGCTGCTTCGGCACGCCGTCACGAACGCCCTCATCCCGGTCATTACGGTCATCGGGCTGCAGTTCGGCGGCATGCTGGGAGGAGCCGCCGTGACGGAGAAAGTGTTCAATATAAGCGGGATCGGCAGCTACATCGTGGACAAACAATTTATTCCCGACATTCCGAGCATTATGGGCGGGGTCGTCTACACCGCGATCACCATTTCCCTGGTCAATATGCTGATTGATGTGATGTACGCCTTCTGCGATCCGCGCATCCGTTCGAAGATGAGACAATATTGA
- a CDS encoding ABC transporter permease codes for MTKLQQPRQEKKRKLRLSQEYTHSSFAWIVSAALSAVLFLNSYDWAAKTVNRYTLAAAVICLGFGLIQLIITAMLRSDLLRHGSIRGRTRALAWIQLLSALTGNVFVAACAFTLIKKEKSSEYTIAVYMLLTQFYVIAISGLNIFKPYVADAFPLSMLALIGIAVFQLAALLLVAAKVKRHYAPSWMAAIAAALILTALTGNLFALLLGWNLIAKIRRNSNPAEVKWEEVWERLTGNATAMSGLFFIVFLFSISVCSFFTFDYGMAVENNYGAILQAPSLAYPFGTDNFGRCLFSRIIFGARISLIVGFLSTAIPVIIGGTLGAISGYFGRRTDNIIMRLLDILYAIPGILLAIAIIAAFGANTVNLILALSIGSIPTYARTMRANVLQVSTYEYVEAARAFGSSHAAIIFKHIVPNSLAPMIVKSTLTIGGAVISTSSLSYLGLGVEPHIPEWGNILKLGSAYLESHAYLAVYPGLAIIALVLSFNFLGDGLRDALDPKMG; via the coding sequence ATGACTAAGTTGCAACAACCCAGACAGGAGAAAAAGCGCAAGCTGAGACTCTCCCAGGAGTATACCCACTCGAGCTTCGCCTGGATCGTCTCGGCCGCCTTGTCCGCCGTTCTGTTCCTGAACAGCTATGACTGGGCCGCCAAGACGGTCAACCGGTATACGCTGGCCGCTGCCGTCATCTGCCTGGGCTTCGGCCTCATTCAGTTGATCATCACGGCCATGCTGCGAAGCGATCTGCTCCGGCATGGATCGATTCGCGGACGGACGCGGGCGCTGGCCTGGATCCAGCTCCTCAGCGCCTTGACGGGCAACGTATTCGTCGCAGCTTGCGCGTTCACTCTGATCAAGAAGGAGAAGAGCTCCGAGTATACGATCGCTGTCTATATGCTCCTCACCCAGTTCTATGTTATCGCTATATCGGGCTTGAATATATTCAAGCCTTATGTGGCCGATGCCTTCCCGCTGTCGATGCTGGCCCTAATCGGAATCGCGGTCTTCCAGTTGGCGGCGCTCCTGCTCGTGGCTGCCAAGGTGAAGCGGCATTACGCCCCTTCCTGGATGGCGGCCATTGCCGCAGCGCTCATCCTGACCGCGCTGACCGGGAATCTGTTCGCGCTGCTGCTCGGGTGGAACCTGATCGCGAAGATACGCCGGAACAGCAATCCGGCCGAGGTGAAATGGGAGGAAGTGTGGGAGCGGCTGACCGGAAATGCGACCGCGATGTCCGGCCTGTTCTTCATCGTGTTCCTGTTCTCGATTAGCGTCTGCAGCTTCTTCACCTTCGACTACGGCATGGCGGTCGAGAACAACTACGGCGCGATTCTGCAGGCTCCAAGCCTCGCCTATCCGTTCGGAACGGATAACTTCGGGCGGTGCCTGTTCTCGCGCATCATATTCGGTGCCCGCATCTCGCTCATCGTCGGGTTCCTGTCGACGGCGATACCGGTTATCATCGGCGGAACGCTCGGCGCCATCTCCGGATATTTCGGCCGGCGGACCGACAACATCATCATGCGGCTGCTTGACATTCTGTACGCGATTCCGGGAATCCTGCTGGCCATTGCCATCATCGCCGCATTCGGGGCCAACACGGTCAATCTTATCCTGGCGCTCAGCATCGGGTCGATTCCGACTTACGCGCGAACGATGCGGGCGAACGTCCTGCAGGTGTCGACCTACGAATACGTCGAGGCGGCGCGGGCGTTCGGCTCCAGCCATGCCGCGATTATATTCAAGCATATCGTGCCGAACTCGCTGGCCCCGATGATTGTCAAATCGACGCTCACGATCGGCGGCGCCGTCATCTCGACGAGCAGCTTAAGCTATCTGGGACTCGGCGTAGAGCCGCATATCCCCGAGTGGGGCAATATTTTGAAGCTGGGAAGCGCCTATCTTGAATCCCATGCCTATCTCGCGGTTTACCCCGGCCTGGCGATCATCGCCTTGGTCCTGTCCTTCAACTTTTTGGGAGACGGGTTGCGGGACGCGCTCGATCCGAAGATGGGATAA